In the Pantoea sp. Aalb genome, one interval contains:
- the moeA gene encoding molybdopterin molybdotransferase MoeA: protein MQFLTTKLISFEEAQQKIYEQIQPINDHIKISLLKAAGYITAKAVFSPLDLPLFDNSAMDGYAIQQIKNIKLNHLMQIIGIAYAGKPFENKWPPDTVIRIMTGAPIPNKCDAVIMQENIQKFGNKISINTPIYKGQNIRYKGEDIQIGNQILDSGIRLDSTELTLLASLGINKVSVIRKLRVAIFSTGNELQILGKPLLKNQIYDINRFIISLMLNKLNCKIIDLGIIRDHPNEIRYIFNKADRLADIVICTGGISVGDTDFTRMILQEIGDITFYKLAIKPGKPFAFGRLKNSWFCSLPGNPVSATVTFYYLVQPILKHLAGNTKYTMPLRQRAITMNYLKKTPGRLDFQRGVYSQDENGLLKVSSTGIQDSHIFRSLTMANCFIILERERGNVNPGEWVEIEGFNRLLKG from the coding sequence ATATCTTTACTGAAAGCAGCAGGATATATCACTGCAAAAGCTGTTTTTTCCCCATTAGATTTACCTTTATTTGATAATTCAGCAATGGATGGATATGCTATTCAACAAATTAAAAATATAAAATTAAATCATTTAATGCAAATTATTGGTATAGCTTATGCTGGTAAACCATTTGAAAATAAATGGCCCCCTGATACTGTAATTCGTATTATGACTGGAGCGCCAATTCCAAATAAATGCGATGCTGTAATAATGCAGGAAAATATTCAAAAATTTGGAAATAAAATTTCAATTAATACTCCAATATATAAAGGACAAAACATTCGTTATAAAGGTGAAGATATACAGATTGGCAACCAAATTCTTGACTCTGGTATACGACTAGACTCTACTGAACTAACTTTATTAGCATCCCTCGGGATCAATAAAGTAAGTGTAATACGTAAATTACGTGTTGCTATTTTTTCTACTGGTAATGAATTACAGATATTAGGTAAACCATTATTAAAAAATCAAATTTATGATATTAATCGTTTTATTATATCATTAATGTTAAATAAACTAAATTGTAAAATTATTGATCTAGGCATTATTCGAGATCATCCAAATGAAATTCGTTATATTTTTAATAAAGCTGATCGCCTAGCTGATATAGTAATATGTACTGGTGGGATATCAGTAGGAGATACGGATTTTACTAGAATGATTTTACAAGAAATAGGCGATATTACTTTCTATAAATTAGCTATAAAACCAGGTAAGCCATTTGCTTTTGGTCGTTTAAAAAATAGTTGGTTTTGTAGTCTTCCAGGTAATCCAGTATCTGCAACAGTTACTTTTTATTACTTAGTTCAGCCAATTTTAAAGCATCTCGCAGGAAACACTAAATATACTATGCCGTTACGACAAAGGGCAATTACAATGAACTACTTAAAAAAAACCCCTGGAAGACTTGATTTTCAACGTGGTGTTTATAGTCAAGATGAAAATGGACTATTAAAAGTATCAAGTACTGGTATACAAGATTCACATATATTCAGATCATTAACAATGGCTAATTGTTTTATTATATTAGAACGTGAGCGTGGTAATGTTAATCCTGGTGAATGGGTAGAGATTGAAGGATTTAATCGTCTTCTTAAAGGATAA
- a CDS encoding molybdopterin-synthase adenylyltransferase MoeB produces MNKLSNEEIIRYNRQIVLQGFDFEKQEKLKSSHVLIVGLGGLGCAAAPYLASSGIGYLTILDFDTISLSNLQRQILYSDTKIGIPKVNVAAQKLKTINPYCNIEIINEQLNETSFSCLISNHDAVVDCTDNIRAREQINRLCFQHRVPLISSAAIRMEGLLSVFTWKPGEPCYRCISRLFNEYELNCLETGIIAPLVGVLGSMQALETLKVLTKFGKTLNARLLIYDAMIMELYTVKIIQDIYCEVCGTCNQ; encoded by the coding sequence ATGAATAAGTTAAGTAATGAAGAGATAATACGCTATAATCGACAGATCGTATTACAAGGTTTTGATTTTGAAAAACAAGAAAAATTAAAAAGTTCTCATGTGCTAATAGTAGGACTTGGTGGACTTGGTTGTGCTGCTGCACCTTATCTAGCATCTTCTGGAATTGGATACCTTACTATACTTGATTTTGATACAATTAGCTTAAGTAATTTACAGCGTCAAATTTTATATAGCGATACAAAAATTGGTATACCAAAAGTTAATGTAGCAGCACAAAAATTAAAAACAATCAACCCATACTGTAATATAGAAATTATTAATGAACAATTAAATGAGACTTCATTTTCATGTCTGATTTCCAATCATGACGCAGTAGTGGATTGCACTGATAACATTAGAGCTCGTGAACAAATTAATCGTTTATGTTTTCAACATAGAGTACCACTTATTTCTAGTGCAGCTATTCGTATGGAAGGCTTATTAAGTGTATTTACTTGGAAGCCAGGTGAACCGTGTTATCGTTGTATTAGCAGATTATTTAATGAATATGAATTAAATTGCTTAGAAACTGGTATAATAGCTCCATTAGTTGGTGTATTAGGTTCAATGCAAGCACTAGAAACTCTTAAAGTATTAACTAAATTTGGTAAAACATTAAATGCACGTTTATTAATCTATGATGCCATGATCATGGAATTATATACAGTAAAGATAATACAAGATATTTATTGTGAAGTATGTGGTACTTGTAATCAGTAA
- a CDS encoding H-NS family nucleoid-associated regulatory protein encodes MSNAFKVLNNIRTLRAQSRELLLADLEEILDKLTIVISERREEIKAKEAKNRTKEEKISKYREMLLADGIDLTELLSTLENNKKHIKRVPRPAKYLYIDEKGMEKSWTGQGRTPATIKKALDKGKRLEDFLIK; translated from the coding sequence ATGAGTAATGCATTTAAAGTTTTAAATAATATTCGTACATTACGTGCCCAATCACGTGAACTTCTTTTAGCCGATTTAGAAGAAATCTTAGATAAATTAACTATAGTAATAAGTGAACGTCGAGAAGAAATAAAAGCAAAAGAAGCCAAAAATCGTACAAAAGAAGAAAAAATTTCTAAATACCGTGAAATGTTATTAGCTGATGGTATTGATTTAACAGAATTGCTTAGTACACTAGAAAACAATAAAAAACATATTAAACGTGTTCCACGTCCAGCAAAATATTTATATATTGATGAAAAAGGTATGGAAAAATCTTGGACTGGACAAGGAAGAACTCCGGCAACTATTAAAAAAGCGTTAGATAAAGGAAAAAGATTAGAAGATTTTTTAATTAAATAA